In a genomic window of Nodosilinea sp. E11:
- a CDS encoding M48 family metallopeptidase encodes MLSPLTYLKQNSLLRRGLYSLMAALMAITIGLATPTPSHASIFDLIFQGIRYVQLGNMSNRDEVNLGTQIDRQLKAQQGVRIYNRNASINSYINEIGQRLAATSDRPDLPYTFQVVDDNSVNAFATTGGFVYIQTGLIRAAENEAELAGVMAHEIGHITGRHALNQMRQQALASGVAGSLGVRQDALVGLGVQLALQLPNSREAEHDADRRGFHNLGRAGYDTAGFISFMQKLEGRNTAEFLSTHPNPGNRVNNLQSMHNAGTYANAGAGTDAAAYRNRIRGL; translated from the coding sequence ATGCTTTCTCCTCTCACTTATCTCAAGCAGAATTCTCTGCTGCGGCGCGGGCTTTACAGTCTTATGGCCGCCCTGATGGCGATTACCATTGGCCTGGCCACCCCAACGCCCTCCCATGCCAGCATTTTTGACCTGATTTTTCAGGGCATTCGCTATGTGCAGCTGGGCAATATGTCTAATCGAGATGAGGTTAACCTGGGCACTCAGATCGACCGGCAGCTCAAGGCCCAGCAAGGGGTAAGAATTTATAACCGCAACGCGTCTATTAATAGCTATATCAACGAAATTGGGCAGCGCCTGGCGGCTACCAGCGATCGCCCCGATTTGCCCTATACCTTTCAAGTGGTTGACGACAACAGCGTCAATGCCTTCGCCACTACCGGAGGCTTTGTTTACATTCAAACCGGACTGATTCGCGCCGCTGAAAACGAAGCCGAGCTGGCCGGGGTGATGGCCCATGAGATCGGCCACATCACCGGACGGCACGCCCTCAACCAAATGCGACAGCAGGCTCTGGCCAGCGGCGTAGCTGGCAGTCTTGGCGTGCGTCAAGATGCCCTGGTGGGTCTGGGGGTGCAGTTGGCTCTCCAGTTGCCCAACAGCCGTGAGGCCGAGCACGACGCCGATCGCCGAGGGTTTCACAACTTAGGACGGGCAGGCTACGATACTGCGGGCTTCATTAGCTTTATGCAAAAGCTGGAGGGTAGAAATACTGCCGAATTTCTCAGCACCCACCCCAACCCCGGCAACCGGGTAAACAACCTTCAGAGCATGCACAATGCTGGCACCTACGCCAATGCCGGAGCCGGTACCGATGCGGCGGCCTAC